A stretch of DNA from Candidatus Thermoplasmatota archaeon:
GGAGATCTTCCGGCGTCTTGCGATTCCCTATCGCGTCGTGAACGTCTGCACGGGCGACATCGGCACGGTGGCCGCCAAGAAGTACGACATCGAGGCCTGGAGCCCGCGCCAGCGAAAATACATCGAGGTCGTGTCCTGCAGCAACTGCACCGATTACCAGGCGCGCCGGCTGAAGATCCGCGCGGGGAAGGCCGGCGGCGACAAGCGCGTGGCCCACACGCTAAACTCGACGGCCGTGGCGACCTCGCGCGCGCTCGTGGCCATCCTGGAGAACGGCCAACGCGACGACGGGACGGTCGAGGTGCCCGCGGCGCTGCGTCCGTACCTCGGGAAGGACACTCTCGGCGCTTCTTTGCGGTAGCGAAAAGCGCCGGCCGGCGGGACCGCCGCGCTAGATCAGGCGAAGGTACACGACGGCGTACAGAACGACCCACACGACGTCGACGAAGTGCCAGTAGACGGCCGTGACCTCGACGGCCGCGTGGCGCCGCTCGTCGAAGTTGCCCTGCATGGCCCGCCATGTGACGATGGCGATGAGAGCCAAGCCGCCGATGACGTGGGCGCCGTGGGTTCCCGTGAGCGCGTAGAAGGCGCTCGCAAACGGCCCCGAGTCGACGGTCATGCCCTCGGCGAAGAGGTCGAGGTACTCCTTCACCTGCACGGCGATGAAGATCGATCCGAGGACGATCGTCGCAAGGCACCACTTCACCATGCCGTTTCGGTCGCCGCGGCGGATGGCGCCGTGGCCCACGTGCATGGTCGCGCCGCTGGCCAGGAGGATGATTGTGTTGATGCCCACGATCTCGACGGGCATGTGCACGCCCGCCGGCGGATGCCAGGCCGCGCCTTGGATTGCAAGGCCGTTGAAGTAGTTCGCAAACAGCGCGCCAAAGAGCATGACCTCGGTCCCGAGCAGGAAGAGGATGCCGTACCACGTGTTGGGGTGGCCCGTTCCCACGCGGTGCTCCCACCAGGTCGCGTCCTCGCGAGAGACGACGTAGACCGCGTAGAGCCCCAGGAGAACGCCGGGCGCCAGAAGCCACAGGTAGCCCTTGGGCGCGAGCATGACGCCGATGTACAGAAGCCCGATCGCCGCCGCCGCCACGATGGGCGTCGAGCTTCCGTGCGGCAGGTTGAGCTCCTCTTCGTGCGCGTGCCGGGTGTGCGAGGCGGCCATCAGCGATCACGCTCCGGGGGCAGGGGCGTGGCGGAAAGCGCGCCGACGGCGGCCGCCGGCACGCCGGGAGCGGACGGGCGCGGGCGCCAGTTGCGCCACTCGGGCCGCACCTCGCCGCCCCACGGGTCGCCCGCGACGACGGGACCATTGCGGAGGCTCCAAAGGATGTTCCCGAAGAACAGCAGCTGGCTTGCCCCGAGCAGCACCGCGCCGGCTGTCGCCAGAAGGTTGCCGGCGGCAAACTCGGGCAGGTAATCGTAGTACCGCCGCGGCATGCCCTCGACGCCGAGGTTGTGCATGACCATGAAGACCATGTTCATGGCGATGAGCGTGAACAGGAAGTGCAGCACGGCCACGCGCTCGTTGTACATGCGCCCGGTCATGCGCGGGAACCAGTAGTAGAGGCCCGCGAAGGCGCCCATGACCGCGCCGCCGAAGAGCACGTAATGGATGTGGCTTACCACCCAGTAGGTCTCCGACAGGGCGTAGTCCACGGGGATCGAGGCCAGGAACACGCCGTCGATGCCGCCGATGAGGAACATCGACAGGAAGCCGATCGCAAAGAGCATGGGCGCGCGGAACTGGATGCGCCCGCCCCACATGGTGGCAAGCCAGTTGAACATCTTGATGCCCGTGGGCACGCCGATGATCATGGTGTTGATCATGAACACGATGCGCGCGCGCACGTCGATGCCCGTCACGAACATGTGGTGCGCCCACACGGTGAATCCCAGAAAGCCGATGGCGAGGATCGAATAGGCCATGGCCTTGTAGCCGAAGATCGGCCGGCCGCTGAACTTCGGGATGACCTCGGAGACGATGCCCATCGCGGGCAGGATGAGGATGTAGACCTCGGGGTGCCCGAAGAACCAGAAGAGGTTCTGCCACAGGACGGGCCCGGCCACCTCCGGCGCGAAGAACCGCGTGCCAAGGTTGCGGTCCATCCAGAGGAACGTGAGCGCGGCGGTGAGCGTGGGCGTCGCGAAGACAAGAAGGAGGGCCGTCGTGAACTGCGCCCACACCATAAGCGGCATGTTGTGGAACGTGACGCCGGGAGCGCGCATCTTGAGGATCGTGACGACGAAGTTGAGGGCGCCAAGCGTGGAGGCCACGCCCAGGATGTGCAGGCCCAGGATCCACGTGTCCATGCCCAGGCGCTTCACGGCGGCGTCGGCGCCGGCGCCGGCGGACAGCGGCGCGTACCCGGTCCAGCCGGCGGCGCCCTGGCCGATCGTCGGGTTCAGCACGCCCACGAACAGGAGCGCGCCGCCGATGAAAAGCAGCCAGAAGGAGATCGCGTTGATGCGCGGGAAGGCCATGTCCTTGGCCCCGATCATAAGCGGCACGAGATAGTTGCCAAAGCCCGCGAACACCGGCATCGTCCACAGGAAGATCATGGTCGTGCCGTGCATCGTGAAGAACTCGTTGTACGCCTGCTGCGAGAGGAGGTCGC
This window harbors:
- a CDS encoding heme-copper oxidase subunit III, translating into MAASHTRHAHEEELNLPHGSSTPIVAAAAIGLLYIGVMLAPKGYLWLLAPGVLLGLYAVYVVSREDATWWEHRVGTGHPNTWYGILFLLGTEVMLFGALFANYFNGLAIQGAAWHPPAGVHMPVEIVGINTIILLASGATMHVGHGAIRRGDRNGMVKWCLATIVLGSIFIAVQVKEYLDLFAEGMTVDSGPFASAFYALTGTHGAHVIGGLALIAIVTWRAMQGNFDERRHAAVEVTAVYWHFVDVVWVVLYAVVYLRLI
- the ctaD gene encoding cytochrome c oxidase subunit I; protein product: MAEAASDAHGEHHVESPYRSSGWRRWLFTTDHKEIGAMYLWLAFFFFVVGGILAILMRLELASPGRDLLSQQAYNEFFTMHGTTMIFLWTMPVFAGFGNYLVPLMIGAKDMAFPRINAISFWLLFIGGALLFVGVLNPTIGQGAAGWTGYAPLSAGAGADAAVKRLGMDTWILGLHILGVASTLGALNFVVTILKMRAPGVTFHNMPLMVWAQFTTALLLVFATPTLTAALTFLWMDRNLGTRFFAPEVAGPVLWQNLFWFFGHPEVYILILPAMGIVSEVIPKFSGRPIFGYKAMAYSILAIGFLGFTVWAHHMFVTGIDVRARIVFMINTMIIGVPTGIKMFNWLATMWGGRIQFRAPMLFAIGFLSMFLIGGIDGVFLASIPVDYALSETYWVVSHIHYVLFGGAVMGAFAGLYYWFPRMTGRMYNERVAVLHFLFTLIAMNMVFMVMHNLGVEGMPRRYYDYLPEFAAGNLLATAGAVLLGASQLLFFGNILWSLRNGPVVAGDPWGGEVRPEWRNWRPRPSAPGVPAAAVGALSATPLPPERDR